The following proteins are encoded in a genomic region of Brachypodium distachyon strain Bd21 chromosome 1, Brachypodium_distachyon_v3.0, whole genome shotgun sequence:
- the LOC100821585 gene encoding dentin sialophosphoprotein: MLHHSNSRHQRNRGSRIKTLVQVILLVGVAVWLVYQVKHSYDKKSEYFNDTEDQLAHDDRSMFQGRKERVGSYGDGNVEKTVEDTDVRSKPEEVKSGETVFDKDNSDSHEDDARNLDRPEAEERQTSGADGNAEAHSGDEDTTTGHSAASKHDDESNSSDSESEVYSTGDDVPQNNNAQEEIAAEANGTSHEEVAQSDGSTNGDQINASSNGSDGQQAEKKEATEFQADSESLSDGAKAGASDEHASETLPDETGNIPSVHNENPQNGASENQGDAASVTSDPYEHSNGDTVHIEIGSEHEGATTSSGTASGDAEKGNSVESNPSDSISVEEKAGVASGGDEKGLHMGTSNEASSTKEANSEEGVAVVTEVSIDPAANMQTENSQGASAAEVANGSSEEMKPVENQTNGATKSSTNGEQNDIKIEINISTNDDHQGGDGSSGSNSLNGSGPEQTGKSETQ, translated from the coding sequence ATGCTTCATCATTCAAATAGCCGCCACCAGAGGAACAGAGGGTCAAGGATCAAAACATTAGTCCAGGTCATCTTACTTGTAGGTGTCGCTGTTTGGCTTGTGTATCAGGTGAAGCATTCCTATGACAAGAAAAGTGAGTACTTCAATGATACTGAAGATCAGCTCGCCCATGATGATAGAAGCATGTTCCagggaaggaaagaaagagtCGGCAGTTATGGCGATGGTAATGTGGAAAAGACTGTAGAGGATACTGATGTAAGAAGCAAACCAGAGGAAGTGAAGAGTGGAGAAACTGTGTTCGACAAAGACAATTCTGACTCTCATGAAGATGATGCAAGAAACTTAGATAGGCCAGAAGCTGAGGAACGGCAAACCAGTGGTGCAGATGGTAATGCAGAAGCACATAGTGGCGATGAAGACACGACAACTGGTCACTCtgcagcaagcaagcatgaCGATGAATCCAACTCATCTGATTCTGAGAGTGAAGTCTATTCAACTGGAGATGATGTGCCTCAAAACAACAATGCCCAAGAGGAAATTGCTGCTGAGGCAAATGGGACATCCCATGAAGAAGTCGCTCAAAGTGATGGATCCACTAATGGAGATCAGATCAATGCAAGCAGTAATGGATCAGATGGACAGCAAGCTGAGAAAAAGGAGGCCACGGAGTTTCAAGCTGACTCTGAATCTCTTTCTGATGGTGCCAAGGCTGGAGCAAGTGATGAGCATGCCAGTGAGACTCTTCCAGATGAAACAGGCAACATACCATCGGTTCATAATGAAAATCCCCAAAATGGTGCAAGTGAAAACCAAGGTGATGCAGCTTCCGTTACATCTGATCCTTATGAGCATAGCAATGGTGATACTGTTCATATAGAGATTGGATCTGAACATGAAGGTGCGACAACATCATCTGGGACTGCATCTGGTGACGCTGAGAAGGGTAATTCTGTGGAGTCCAACCCATCTGATAGCATATCTGTAGAAGAAAAGGCTGGGGTTGCATCTGGTGGCGATGAGAAGGGACTACACATGGGTACATCCAACGAGGCGTCAAGCACCAAAGAAGCAAACTCTGAGGAAGGCGTTGCTGTTGTAACAGAAGTTTCCATTGACCCAGCTGCAAATATGCAGACAGAGAACTCTCAGGGAGCATCCGCTGCTGAAGTAGCAAATGGTTCTTCGGAAGAGATGAAGCCTGTGGAGAACCAGACTAATGGAGCTACAAAATCATCCACCAATGGTGAACAGAATGATATCAAGATTGAAATCAACATATCAACCAATGATGATCATCAAGGTGGTGATGGCAGTTCTGGGTCAAACAGCTTAAATGGCAGCGGTCCTGAACAAACTGGCAAAAGCGAAACCCAGTGA